From a region of the Dunckerocampus dactyliophorus isolate RoL2022-P2 chromosome 20, RoL_Ddac_1.1, whole genome shotgun sequence genome:
- the c20h6orf47 gene encoding uncharacterized protein C6orf47 homolog, translating into MTAVVGRAWGWLRPWGRSTVSEKDALAKAEVKRASDTSEGTANPRTWTSWIWGGWNRQKEESPVEDEYWEAQEKLQPVEIEDLGAGKQEPEATVQHVPKWWNKYLPTAYLTWTKKTQPSGLRQKKCHKKSGDRDIDGDFSDYGTPPPSPTPLSKLTSPFRFFVHNQNVELFPEHYEICFNFLRHLFDLFVVGFLWIVSPPVKLILEILGIQGPLKLWLHGMAMFFVSTVGMAGLLWLIQEHLPEFALIYGIVQALVISVSVKKSVLFGMEEDKAVMKEEDREMELTDEDRKDKLICSKDKMKTS; encoded by the coding sequence ATGACAGCTGTGGTAGGAAGAGCTTGGGGATGGCTGCGCCCCTGGGGCAGAAGTACTGTGTCTGAAAAAGATGCATTGGCCAAAGCTGAGGTCAAAAGAGCGAGTGACACCAGTGAAGGTACTGCTAATCCAAGAACATGGACTTCTTGGATTTGGGGAGGCTGGAATcggcaaaaagaagaaagtccTGTAGAGGACGAGTACTGGGAGGCTCAGGAGAAGCTTCAGCCTGTGGAAATTGAAGATCTTGGAGCAGGGAAGCAAGAACCAGAAGCAACTGTTCAACATGTTCCAAAATGGTGGAATAAATATCTTCCAACGGCCTACCTTACCTGGACAAAGAAAACACAGCCAAGTGGACTccggcaaaaaaaatgtcacaagaaGAGTGGTGATCGGGACATTGACGGGGACTTTTCTGACTATGGAACACCTCCTCCATCCCCAACACCACTTTCCAAGCTAACATCACCCTTCCGATTCTTTGTGCATAACCAAAATGTGGAACTATTTCCGGAGCACTATGAGATCTGCTTTAACTTCCTCCGCCATTTGTTTGACCTGTTTGTGGTGGGATTCCTGTGGATTGTCTCGCCTCCTGTCAAGTTGATCTTGGAGATTTTGGGGATCCAGGGACCACTGAAGCTTTGGCTACATGGCATGGCTATGTTTTTTGTGTCTACGGTGGGAATGGCAGGACTACTTTGGCTGATCCAGGAGCATCTCCCTGAGTTTGCTTTGATCTACGGCATTGTGCAAGCGTTAGTGATCTCTGTCAGTGTAAAAAAGAGTGTGCTCTTTGGAATGGAAGAAGATAAAGCAGTAATGAAGGAGGAGGACAGAGAAATGGAGTTGACAGATGAAGACCGTAAAGACAAGCTCATCTGTTCAAAAGACAAGATGAAGACAAGTTAA